Below is a genomic region from Patagioenas fasciata isolate bPatFas1 chromosome 5, bPatFas1.hap1, whole genome shotgun sequence.
tcccctccaccaCAGAGGATGGCACCCACTGGAAAGGGCACTCCTTGCCCAGCCCCACTGGCTCTGACTCACTGCCAGATAAGACAGGCACACTACCACCTGCCAGCCCATGCGTGGGCAGCACACCCAAGCCCTCTGGCCAGTGTGCTTtgccgctggtgctccctggctcaTTTTGCTGCAGTCTGGTGAGCTCCCCCATGCATGCAGCTTTAGATGCCAAGCACTTCAAGTCCGTTTTGTCAGGCAGCGTTGCTCTGCAGCGCTTCCTGGCTGTCTCCTCCCCACGCTCACTCTTGGGGGAGCTGTCGTGCTGCGACACGCTggagaagagctgtgagctgcccGGCTGAGGATAAGGGAGTGCATTGAGCACTTTGTTTTTGCAAAGGGAAGATTCTTGTTCTCCCGCCAGCAGGGCAGTAGGATTTGGCTGCCATATCTCATGTTCTGTAGCAGAAAGCTCAGCAGTGCTCGAATCAGGAAGACTCAGTGTCTTTTGGGGATAGAAGTCTGAGGGGTCGTGCTTGCCTGGGGCAGCAGTGGAGACTGACTTGTGGTCCACGATGACGCAGCTGGTAGCGAGAAAAGGCTGGTCTGGATGCAGGGCTGTGGTCATGAGGTGATGATTGGCCTCCATCTCACTTGCCTTCAGAAGAGATGGCAGCTGCCTGTCCCTGGTGGGCTCCATCCGACCCTCCTCTCCCGGTGGATGAAGGTGGGTGTCCATTGCTTCAGCTGCTTCAGTGCCCTGGAGGGTAGGAGTCCTCACCTCTGCCATTCCTTCCAGCACCCTGGGATCTCTGTGGGGATGGGGCTCCCTGTCTGGGGCGTGCTCACCCACCCGGCCATTCTGGCCAGTGGCTGCTATGTTGCCCTTCACAGCTACTGGGTTGAGGGAGAGCTCCAGGCCCAGGGGTTTCCGTGGGAACTCCTCAGGCTTTGCTGCATTTgtagcagagaaaacaaaataaaacacacactgtGCATCAGTTCATGTTTGCACCCAGCATGCCCAAACTGCAGGGAAGACAGATGCTGCACCCAGCAGGTGccagcccttctgggctgctccaGCTCCCAGACACACCAGAGGGATACTATGGTCCCCAGGGTACATGAGTACCCCTGGCTATCCCTACTGGGCTGCCTGCCTTCCCCTCTACCCACCTGGTGGAGGAAGGTCAAATTTCATCTTGCGCAGTTCAGTCATTGACATCTGCAGTTGCTCAATGACTGCATCATCTTCATACTGCAGGGAAGCGGCAATTTTCTCCTGCAGAAATTCCCGTAAATCTTCCAATGCCATCTTCAGCAAGCGCTCTGGGGGATGACAGAAAGGAGTAACGACAGCGGCACAGCCAAATTGCAGGCTAGCATGAGCGTGGGTTGCATTGCTTTGGTTTTATCTGGGATTCTGCTGCTGTTGTCACTCTGGGGTGGGACAGCCTGaacattttttctcctctcccaccTTCCTGCTGTTACTTAGGGTTACTGATACATTTACGTATCTGTGGCACCTCTGGGCAGTAGCTCAGCAGTGGCAGGACAATGGTGCGGCTGGGACCTGTGCTGACCAGGATGAATGTTTTGGGCTATTTCTGGAATTTTTCATCAATACCTCAAGGAAGACGAAAAGGTCCATGAGATAGACCCCAAGCATCAGACTGAACAGCCACTGCTGGCAGCCCTCACTGCCAACCAGGGATGCCAACCAGCACCAGccagcaggcagggatgcaggcaaagATGCTGATCCATGCCAGGGATGCAGACAGGGATGCCAATCTGCACCACACATTTCTCAGGAAGGAGAGATGATCTCACAGCCAGGCTGAAACTTCTGCCTGTCTGCCAGTTTCCCAGTCTTTGCAAACAAACAAGACACTTGAAGATGTATTTCTGGATAGACTGTTCTTCATTCAACTGAAGGAAGGGCAGGATGGCTGTTTGCAGAATTTAACACATGCAATCTGATAAACCCCATTGCCCCAAAGGGTCCCAGCACGCAACATCAGCACCACTCCTGTCTCAGATTAAAGACCTAACAGGGCAACAAAGCAAGACTGCTAGCTTATGGGAGCAGAGGGGTTCAAAGTCCCAAAGATCTTGAGGTAGAAACATCACTGCCTTAATGTTATGTAAGAAAACCAGGTTTTAGTCATTTTAGAAGTATATTAATGGATTTATTTCTCCCTCTACAGCTTTTTCAGTTGAACTTCCACATAGTGCTTTCCAGACAGATGGGTTGCTGTCTGTATTGTTTCTAACAGTGCACTGATAAAAGACGTGGGGTGCAGCATGCAGAAAGAGGCAGCTGGAAGCACTTCAGGTGGGATTTGCTGTGcaccaagagcaggatttcaccCCCTGTGGCAACTCATTTCCTCCCTCAAGCATCAGCATGGGACTGTGCTTTTTGGGCCAGCACAGGGCACTGAGCAGGCTGGCAGTGGCCAGCAAGGCTTTCCAGGTCAGCAGCATAAGGGTGGCCCAGGACAGTGCCACCTCTTCTAGACAAGAAGCACTCTGCTGGGACCTTACTTTTGTGCAGTTTGAGGATGGTGTAAGCCATGGCTGTCAGCACCCGCTCTCCTTCCAGGATGTAGATATCCCACAGCCGCAAGGTGAGAGTGAAGGGGGTCTGtttcaaatacataaaaaaaCCCAGGTTGTTAGCACCACACTCATTAGCATTGATTGATAGGATGATGATACAGTGGTTAGTAGCATCACTACATCCCCTtgcaccaaaacacaaaacagggTAAGGTATTGGATTTCTAGGATTTGTCCGTAACACAAAAAACTATTTTATTGTGCATGGTTTTGCCTTAAAGCTAACAACCTTGGGTGGCCACGAAAGTACTTAAAAGCAaatgcagaaaaaggagaaacttTCCACACAGACATCCTAGCACATGGACTCTGCATTCCCTAGATAGAGTATCATAATCTTTCAGCCTTGTGAATGCATAAGACCCCTCCTGTATCCATCTAAATTACCCAATCAGATGAAGGGCTGTTTATGGGATAGGTCTGAAGGCCTAACAGTGTTCACTAAGCAgtaaaaaaataacttattttctgtCTAGAGAAGGGGTCTTCCTTATACACAGTCTTATTTCTGTCTGCTAGAAAAACCTCTGCAAGAGGTTTTCATTTGCACTCAGACCCAATCTGACAAACAGGAGCGAACTGATATTCAAAATGATGGAGTAGCCCATCATTTCCCAGCAAAGACTTAAGGCATCTCACCAACACAGAAATTAATACTAGTTCTACTGTGACATTTAAGTTCAAATATGGGATGCTGAGCTTACTCTCCAGAGTTTGGCACAACTGGCTGTTGCAGGTCTTTTACCACATTACTGCAGCTAAAAGGATTTTGCATTTTATGCAGTTTTTAGTGACAGACTGCAAAGTAGCAAGTTCCCTCTCAAGGTGGAGAGGCAATTCACTGTTTTATAGGAGAGAGGACAGCACAACATTGAGACGGGGGACACACAGATGTCCTACATATTACCAAGTCCAGATCTTGTGTTGTGTACAAGCACAGCTCTGCCCCTAAAAACAAAGCAGTGTTGGCTCAGAACTGGCAAATTAGCTCTGGACAAATCAGGGTAATTTTCTCACACTTTCATGTGTCTCCAGTGCCTAGCCTGCTCCTTTACCTGCAGGTTCTGCAGTGCTGTTTGTTCAGGTTTGTGCCTCCAGCTCTTCTTCTCCTCCCTATGTTGTTTCCAGAGCCAAAGTGAGGTTAATTGCCTTTGCAGCAGTGCCAGtggaaaacagaaagatctctcctgACTTTGAAGCTTATACTGCTGCTGCTGAGCCATCTCCCAGTGATCGCTTGTGATGAGGCAGCAGGAATTTGCTTGTCATCAGTGACATGCAGTTATTTTTAGCTTCTCCCTTATTAATTTTTCCCTTATGACAGTGTGCATAATATCCCACCTTATAAAATATTAACACCTTCTTCAAATTATTATACTTTTTTCAAGAAATGGGCAGATTAACTGTCCATGcaagcagcagagcagcaaacaACTCACAGAGCATCCTCACCCGGTCAATGAAACACTGCAGGAACCACTTGGTCGTATAAATCCCCGTAGTCATCTGCTCCTTATCCTATGAGGAGACAGCAAGGAGAGACAGGTGTTTCACCAGGCTGGCTGCTGGAGGTTCAAGCAACTTATAAGGCTTTTGGGGAGATTGGCTGGTTGATTAATGCTGGGAtgtgggtgcaggatctggctgTGGTTTGTCTCCTAACAAACCCCCTGCTTTAAATACCAATGTTGAAGCCCTGCTTTGGCCCTTTGCCCAAAATATTCATAGAACCTGATCCTCAATGTGGCCAGACTTCAGCCACAACTTTGGAGAGAAATTTCTAGGATAAGCTTTTCTGGACTAATATCTACTCCAGGAACTTAAAACATGCGCTCCTTACAGACTACCATTTTTGTTTCCATAGCAATTCCCATGTGAGCCTCTCCAAGCATCACAAAAATTATTAAGACCATGTAGCCCACGGGTAAATCCAGACCTGCACAGCCAAGCCAGCTTTGATAGCACTACCTCATTTGCCTGTTATGGCTGCTGCAGGAACAGGATGGCCTGACAGGCTAAGCAAAACTCTTAAAACCCTCACCAACATCACCCTCATCTATCAGTTTTCCATCGTTGTCTGGCACCCAACATGGCACTCACATACAGCTTTGTTTTTTCTAGCATAGCTGATGGTGTGGCATGGCTGGTGCTGGGATGCATAGCACCCTGCACATGCACGAAGTCGACATGACCACTTCTGCAAAGCCAGCAAAGCAGTGTagatgagaagagaaggaagccCATGGTATTGATGGGAAGAGAAAGAAGCCCATGGGATTGAGACGGCCAGCTCCGGTCTTTGCTTTCGGCTGGTGCTTGGCACCTGCAAGCCTGGGGAGCCTTTGGGAGCCAGGAGGTACAAGCAGCTTTCAGAGTTACTCCCATCCTCCCTGTCCATGTTTCCCTACCCCCATGGCTATAATCAAGTGAAAACCGTCCTGGTTCTGTTTCACTTATAGGACCAGGGCTGTCTTGTTTGCAACACAAAGCAAGAGCTGTTGCAGATTATGACAATATAAACAGCTTTTCCTGGAGCCAGGCCACTGAACCCCTTGGGAGCATAAGAAACGTTCAGGAGTCTGGCCACTGAATACCAACTGTCTACAGCAAATGCAagggaggacaaaaaaaaaaaggagcaggtgCTGCAAAATAGTCGCCTAGACATTAGACTGCAGTTTATGTGTCCTGCAGATGCTCCTCCAGCCACCAAATGGGCTTGTACCATCTGCTAGAGAGAAAAATAACGGGACATGGCCAAGCAACAAAACACACAGCAAATCTTAGATGCTGCCTGTCTTTAAAAACCAGTAAAACTGTTAATGCAAGCACTTGGGGCTAATCATTACTGAATTAAAACTACAGACAGCCCAGCATCACCCTTCAGGCTTTGCAGGTGCTATAAGACCACAGCTCAGTCTTGTTGCCGTATGCAACAGCTCTGTTTGCTGCAGGTTCACAGCCTTCCTGCCTGGCTTTCCTAAGGAAGCTTTTAGGTTTTAGCAGCCCTACACTTACGATAATCAGCAAGCAAATGATAACCATTCACCTCAGCAAGATTTCGGCACCCCATTTAATAAATGCTTGTGTCTTTGCAGCTGAAGCAGTCCTATGCAATTAGAAATATGATCAGTTGTGCATCTGTGTGGCAGAACATTACACTAATTGCTTTAGCATTAAAATGCATTATCAGTATGGGGAGACTGATAGCAAAGAGATACCATGTGCTTCTTCAGCTTGGGAAACAGTTTGCTTAAAATCTGCTCGTGGTGAGCTTGAAATCTCTGCAGCTTCGGGAACCCAGGAATGAAAAAACCTAACAAGAAAAgatgagagaaataaaaaataatcggAAAAGCTCTAGAGCAGTCACAGGGGCAGCCTGATTTTCTAGAAACTCATCCCCTGCATTTCCTGTTGAAGTTGGCTGGACCTCCCCTGCCATCCCTCCCAGAGTCCACCCTTCACCCCACCCATATGGGCGACAGCACtctcagcagcagccccagctggtTCTTCTCACCCCAGACCCGCAGTGCAGACAGGTTCTCTTCCCCACCCCTGCTGGCCTGAGACTTGGCTTGGCCAAAACCTCGCCGAATACAACTCGGTGCTTACCAAGGTTCATGAAAAAGATGATAACGTTTGAACATCACAAGTTTGGGCAGTGCCCTGTAATCTAGCAGGACATGCACTGTCTGGAGCTATCAAACCATAAGGCCCTCTGCTCATAAAATAAGCCCCTGTGCATTGATTACTGCTAGCCTCAAGTAAGACAAAAAGATCTTTAATGTGAAGTAAAATAATACAGCACATTTGGTGGAATTACATCTTCATAAAAACACAGAGGCATGTAGCATGTGGCACACTAAAAACAAAGCATTACATGATGTTCTTGGACTTACTTCTGTGAAGTTTCTCACTAACTCATAACCTTGAGTTAATTGATTGCCAAGGGCAAGGCACTCCAGAGGGAAGATAGCACCTCTGTGAAAGTGTTAATTATTGAATGCCAAAGCTCAGTGCTGATAAATCACATTTTTC
It encodes:
- the LOC136101693 gene encoding uncharacterized protein isoform X1, which encodes MKKDIESLIAQEKAEIVAKYEKGRQEGAQIDPWEDADFTLYKVTDRFGFLHEQELPTRTALEEKQKQQEIERVDKWLKMLKKWGKYRNSDKMCRRVYKGIPLQVRGQVWSLLLDVEKMKKENEGKYEQMKEQAKSFSSEIKQIDLDVNRTFRNHIMFRDRYGVKQQALFHVLSAYSVYNTEVSYCQGMSQIAAILLMYLNEEDAFWALAQLLTNQRHAMHGFFIPGFPKLQRFQAHHEQILSKLFPKLKKHMDKEQMTTGIYTTKWFLQCFIDRTPFTLTLRLWDIYILEGERVLTAMAYTILKLHKKRLLKMALEDLREFLQEKIAASLQYEDDAVIEQLQMSMTELRKMKFDLPPPAKPEEFPRKPLGLELSLNPVAVKGNIAATGQNGRVGEHAPDREPHPHRDPRVLEGMAEVRTPTLQGTEAAEAMDTHLHPPGEEGRMEPTRDRQLPSLLKASEMEANHHLMTTALHPDQPFLATSCVIVDHKSVSTAAPGKHDPSDFYPQKTLSLPDSSTAELSATEHEIWQPNPTALLAGEQESSLCKNKVLNALPYPQPGSSQLFSSVSQHDSSPKSERGEETARKRCRATLPDKTDLKCLASKAACMGELTRLQQNEPGSTSGKAHWPEGLGVLPTHGLAGGSVPVLSGSESEPVGLGKECPFQWVPSSVVEGNSPYTIIKTTTPLHLAHTTEQDFSNRKQVALPLPETGYPLPATSVPTPLALGLKEVDAQKHLQKPLNTVKAPCPPLSPKPKLLPQVAKSLSENSFLSDSPPLAKLPKSVTF
- the LOC136101693 gene encoding uncharacterized protein isoform X2, whose protein sequence is MKKDIESLIAQEKAEIVAKYEKGRQEGAQIDPWEDADFTLYKVTDRFGFLHEQELPTRTALEEKQKQQEIERVDKWLKMLKKWGKYRNSDKMCRRVYKGIPLQVRGQVWSLLLDVEKMKKENEGKYEEVSYCQGMSQIAAILLMYLNEEDAFWALAQLLTNQRHAMHGFFIPGFPKLQRFQAHHEQILSKLFPKLKKHMDKEQMTTGIYTTKWFLQCFIDRTPFTLTLRLWDIYILEGERVLTAMAYTILKLHKKRLLKMALEDLREFLQEKIAASLQYEDDAVIEQLQMSMTELRKMKFDLPPPAKPEEFPRKPLGLELSLNPVAVKGNIAATGQNGRVGEHAPDREPHPHRDPRVLEGMAEVRTPTLQGTEAAEAMDTHLHPPGEEGRMEPTRDRQLPSLLKASEMEANHHLMTTALHPDQPFLATSCVIVDHKSVSTAAPGKHDPSDFYPQKTLSLPDSSTAELSATEHEIWQPNPTALLAGEQESSLCKNKVLNALPYPQPGSSQLFSSVSQHDSSPKSERGEETARKRCRATLPDKTDLKCLASKAACMGELTRLQQNEPGSTSGKAHWPEGLGVLPTHGLAGGSVPVLSGSESEPVGLGKECPFQWVPSSVVEGNSPYTIIKTTTPLHLAHTTEQDFSNRKQVALPLPETGYPLPATSVPTPLALGLKEVDAQKHLQKPLNTVKAPCPPLSPKPKLLPQVAKSLSENSFLSDSPPLAKLPKSVTF
- the LOC136101693 gene encoding uncharacterized protein isoform X3, coding for MLKKWGKYRNSDKMCRRVYKGIPLQVRGQVWSLLLDVEKMKKENEGKYEQMKEQAKSFSSEIKQIDLDVNRTFRNHIMFRDRYGVKQQALFHVLSAYSVYNTEVSYCQGMSQIAAILLMYLNEEDAFWALAQLLTNQRHAMHGFFIPGFPKLQRFQAHHEQILSKLFPKLKKHMDKEQMTTGIYTTKWFLQCFIDRTPFTLTLRLWDIYILEGERVLTAMAYTILKLHKKRLLKMALEDLREFLQEKIAASLQYEDDAVIEQLQMSMTELRKMKFDLPPPAKPEEFPRKPLGLELSLNPVAVKGNIAATGQNGRVGEHAPDREPHPHRDPRVLEGMAEVRTPTLQGTEAAEAMDTHLHPPGEEGRMEPTRDRQLPSLLKASEMEANHHLMTTALHPDQPFLATSCVIVDHKSVSTAAPGKHDPSDFYPQKTLSLPDSSTAELSATEHEIWQPNPTALLAGEQESSLCKNKVLNALPYPQPGSSQLFSSVSQHDSSPKSERGEETARKRCRATLPDKTDLKCLASKAACMGELTRLQQNEPGSTSGKAHWPEGLGVLPTHGLAGGSVPVLSGSESEPVGLGKECPFQWVPSSVVEGNSPYTIIKTTTPLHLAHTTEQDFSNRKQVALPLPETGYPLPATSVPTPLALGLKEVDAQKHLQKPLNTVKAPCPPLSPKPKLLPQVAKSLSENSFLSDSPPLAKLPKSVTF